A single genomic interval of Carassius carassius chromosome 24, fCarCar2.1, whole genome shotgun sequence harbors:
- the LOC132103461 gene encoding tripartite motif-containing protein 16-like: protein MAGARVSQDEFMCSVCLDLLKDPVTIQCGHSYCKICITDCWDQEDQMGVYSCPQCRQTFSPRPALSRNTMLAEVVEKLKKSKLPADCDAEAGDVQCDVCTGRKFKAVKSCLMCLNSYCQNHLEQHESWFRGKRHNLTEATGRLQEMICQKHEKLLDVFCCTDQKCICVLCTIIEHKHHDTVSATAQMTETQKQMKEMQKTLQQRIQQKEKGLQQLREALESLKRSAQTAVEDSERIFTELIHSIERSRSELIRLIRDQEKTAVSKAEGQLEQLKQEINDLRRRDSELEQLSHTQDHIQFLQSFQFLSASPESTDVNDDPYISLFSDGLRKSVHQLRDKLDDFSKEQLKKISDRVTFTNIVLWMRNDFLKYSKQLTLNLNTVNNHLYLSENNRVITNTTTEQSYPDHPDRFDGLNPQVLYRESVCGRCYWELQWSGDIGVSISVSYKSISRKGSTYECWFGFNDQSWSLICRPSSYSFRHDNIKTVLPVKSINRKIGVFVDHRAGTLSFYSISDTMSLIHTVQTTFTQPLYPGFLVSRRSSVKLC from the exons ATGGCAGGAGCCAGAGTTTCTCAGGATGAGTTCATGTGTTCAGTGTGTCTGGATCTCCTGAAGGATCCAGTGACCATCCagtgtggacacagttactgtaagatctgtATTACAGACTGCTGGGATCAGGAGGATCAGATGGGAGTCTACAGCTGccctcagtgcagacagaccttcagtccaagacctgctttatctagaaacaccatgctggctgaagtggtggagaaactgaagaaatCCAAACTTCCTGCTGACTGTGACGCTGAAGCTGGAGATGTGCAGTGTGACGTCTGTACTGGAAGAAAATTCAAAGCTGTTAAGTCCTGTCTGATGTGTCTGAACTCTTACTGTCAGAATCACCTCGAACAACATGAGAGTTGGTTTAGAGGAAAGAGACACAATTTGACTGAAGCCACAGGACGACTGCAGGAGATGATCTGCCAGAAACACGAGAAGCTCCTTGATGTTTTCTGTTGTACTGATCAGAAATGTATATGTGTGCTGTGTACGATTATTGAACATAAACATCACGACACTGTATCAGCTACAGCACAGATGACAGAAACTCAG AAGCAAATGAAGGAGATGCAGAAGACACTCCAGCAGAGAATCCAGCAGAAAGAGAAAGGTCTTCAGCAGCTGAGGGAGGCTTTGGAGTCTCTTAAG cgctctgcacagacagcagtggaggacagtgagaggatctttactgagctcatccactccattgagagaagccgctctgagctgatacgactgatcagagatcaggaaaagactgCAGTGAGTAAAGCTGAAGGACAACTGGAGCAACTGAAGCAGGAGATCAatgatctgaggaggagagacTCTGAGCTGGaacagctttcacacacacaggatcacaTCCAGTTTCTGCAG agtTTCCAGTTTCTCTCAGCATCTCCTGAATCTACAGATGTTAACGACGATCCCTACATTTCTCTCTTTTCTGATGGTCTGAGAAAATCTGTCCATCAGCTAAGAGACAAACTGGATGATTTCAGCAAAGAGCAGCTCaagaagatctcagacagag TCACATTCACCAACATTGTTCTCTGGATGAGGAACGActttctaaaat ATTCCAAACAGCTCACTCTAAATCTGAACACAGTGAATAATCACCTCTATCTGTCTGAGAACAACAGAGTGATTACTAACACTACCACAGAACAgtcgtatcctgatcatccagacagatttgatggATTGAATCCTCAGGTTTtatatagagagagtgtgtgtggacgctgttactgggagctgCAGTGGAGTGGAGATATTGGTGTGTCTATATCAGTGTCATACAAGAGCATCAGCAGGAAGGGATCTACTTATGAGTGTTGGTTTGGATTtaatgatcagtcctggagtttgATCTGCCGTCCCTCCAGTTACTCATTCAGACATGATAACATAAAGACTGTTCTTCCTGTGAAATCCATCAATAGGAAaataggagtgtttgtggatcacagAGCAGGAACTCTTTCCTTCTACAGCATCTCTGACACAAtgagcctcatccacacagtccagaccacattcactcagccgctcTATCCTGGGTTTTTGGTTTCTAGGCGATCATCAGTGAAACTATGTTGA
- the LOC132103462 gene encoding tripartite motif-containing protein 16-like, which translates to MAKARISVYQNEFMCPVCLDFLKDPVTIQCGHSYCKICITGCWDQEDQMGVYSCPQCRQTFSPRPALSRNTMLAEVVEKLKKTKLPDDCYAGDGDVQCDVCTGKKYKAVKSCLMCLDSYCQNHFDRHEEFHSRKPHRVIDATGRLQEMICQKHEKLLEVFCRTDQKCICVLCMMDEHKNHDTVTAAAQRTEKQKQLKETQKTLQQRIQQREKDLHQLRETVESHKRSAQTAVEDSERIFTELIRSIERSRSELIRLIRDQEKTAVSRAEGRLERLEQEINDLRRRDAELEQLSHTQDHIQFLQSFQSFSAPPESTDVNDDLFSSLFSSDGLRESVLQLRDKLEDFCKEQLKKISDRVTFTNIDHWTRNDFLQYSHQLTLDLNTVNKHLSENNRVITNTGTVQSYPDHPDRFNVYRQVLCRESVCGRCYWELEWSGEEVFISVSYKSISRKGRSYLCLFGSNDQSWSLDCTPSSYSFIHNNIHTVIPVESISRRIGVFVDHRAGTLSFYSISDTMSLIHTVQTTFTQPLYPGFNVWSGSSVKLC; encoded by the exons ATGGCAAAAGCCAGAATTTCGGTGTATCAGAATGAGTTCATGTGTCCAGTTTGTCTGGATTTCCTGAAGGATCCAGTGACCATCCagtgtggacacagttactgtaagatctgtATTACAGGCTGCTGGGATCAGGAGGATCAGATGGGAGTCTACAGCTgtcctcagtgcagacagaccttcagtccaagacctgctttatctagaaacaccatgctggctgaagtggtggagaaactgaagaagacTAAACTTCCTGATGACTGTTACGCTGGAGATGGAGATGTGCAGTGTGACGTCTGtactggaaaaaaatacaaagccGTAAAGTCCTGTCTGATGTGTCTGGACTCTTACTGTCAGAATCATTTTGACCGTCATGAAGAATTTCATTCACGTAAACCACACAGAGTGATTGATGCCACTGGACGACTGCAGGAGATGATCTGCCAGAAACATGAGAAGCTCCTTGAGGTTTTCTGTCGCACTGATCAGAAATGTATATGTGTGCTATGTATGATGGATGAACATAAAAACCATGACACTGTAACAGCAGCAGCACAGAGGACAGAGAAACAG AAGCAGCTGAAGGAGACGCAGAAGACGCTCCAGCAGAgaatccagcagagagagaaagatcttcatcagctgagagagactgtggagtctcataag cgctctgcacagacagcagtggaggacagtgagaggatctttactgagctcatccgctccattgagagaagccgctctgagctgatacgactgatcagagatcaggaaaagactgcagtgagtcgagctgaGGGACGACTGGAGcgactggagcaggagatcaatgatctgaggaggagagacgctgagctggagcagctttcacacacacaggatcacaTCCAGTTCCTGCAG agtTTTCAGTCTTTCTCAGCACCTCCTGAATCTACAGACGTAAATGATGatctcttcagttctctcttttcttctgatggtctgagagaatctgtccttcagctgagagacaaactggaggatttctgcaaagagcagctcaagaagatctcagacagag TCACATTCACCAACATTGATCACTGGACCAGGAACGACTTTCTACAAT ATTCCCATCAGCTCACTCTGGATCTGAACACAGTGAATAAACACCTGTCTGAGAACAACAGAGTGATTACTAACACTGGAACAGTCCAGTCGTATCCTGATCACCCAGACAGATTTAATGTGTATCGtcaggtgttgtgtagagagagtgtgtgtggacgctgttactgggagctgGAGTGGAGTGGAGAAGAAGTGTTTATATCAGTTTCATATAAGAGCATCAGCAGAAAGGGACGgagttatttgtgtttgtttggatccaatgatcagtcctggagtttgGACTGCACTCCCTCCAGTTACTCATTCATACACAATAACATACACACTGTTATCCCTGTAGAATCCATCAGCAGGAGaataggagtgtttgtggatcacagAGCAGGAACTCTTTCCTTCTACAGCATCTCTGACACAAtgagcctcatccacacagtccagaccacattcactcagccgctcTATCCTGGGTTTAATGTTTGGTCCGGCTCATCAGTGAAACTGTGTTGA